In Xiphophorus hellerii strain 12219 chromosome 8, Xiphophorus_hellerii-4.1, whole genome shotgun sequence, the genomic window ttaaaaaaaagaatgtttcacattacaacaattgtatttttgtggatcataaaatcacaacaaaatccTTAAATGATTATGAAGTTTTCAATAGTGGAAATTTGacagtttttgaaataaaacatacaaaaatataacaGGAAACACAAAGCCCAAATTCAACTGAACCTTGTCGACAGGTTAAGAATTAAAGGTTTCTACAGAATAGGAAGTTACTGCAGCACATCACCAGTTTAGGAagtatgaaattaaatattgatgcCTGAGGGGGGAAAATGAAAAGAGGAACAACCTGTCCAAGTTAAAGGTGTGAAATTTGTAAATAACAATGGAGCATGATAGATCTTCtagagcagtttaaaaaaaaaataccaagtCTGCTTAGAAAAAGCATCAGTGAACATGATGCATGCAGAAATAAACTTGATAGAGAATTAGAACAAGAACATCTCTGTGAGGAATTTATTAGACTGTAAAAGCATGACTTACCCCCTCTAGGCGCTTGAAAGCAACATCATATGATCAACCAGCTTGTGAGGTTTTAAGTCAAGACTTGTGGGAGGGAAAAGCACAGCCGTGTTGCTCCGGGTCTGCCGCTGTGCATTCACAGGCACCCTGAAGAATACCAGTAACACCAAAGTGACTGTGTTTGAACCTGCTCTGCTTAACAAACAAGCCACACATCTGCTCTCTTTAAGCCAAGACAACCTTTAGTCTCTTACGCCACATAAAGTTACATGCAAGTTCTGGTCCTCCGTCTCTGAGCTTCCTGTCCATATCTGGAGGtgtgttgtacttttttttatctgttagTCTCTAAGCAGCAAATAGCAGGAAGGATGACGGAAGAAAGACGAGAATGGtaacaaagagaaagaaaagctcCTTTCTGATTGGCAGATGACTCAGAAGTTCGAAAGACACCTGAGAGGCCTCGTAGCACACGCCTTACAGGTATGCGGGCGCACACATACAGGTCAGGTTAAGGGGAGGGGCCAGCATTCATTCCTGCAAAACAAATCAGACAATGTGGCAAAACCAGACCTTACTCAGATTACACTAGTATAAGTCATCGTCACCTCATTTTCTAATTGGTATGTTGGCTTTAATATGCAGTCAGAAAATCCAGGATGAAGTCCTGACACTTTTTAAATCAGGGTTAGTTGGTATATCAGGGTTAGTTTTGCAACACAGCTCGAAAATTagctttaacatttaaatgtgtttgtttttttttctgtttgtgttttgcacaaATTTTGCATTCTGGAAAATCAATTCAAATATAGTAATTTCGATGTAATTCCTACATATATAACGTCTCCAGTGTGGGGTCAGTGCCCCGATGAGTTAGTAGTATTAAAGTGCACTTAAATATACttgaataaattagaatgtgGAATAGCAGTATATAACTAGAACAATGGTGGTGTAGGAGACTGCACTTGTggtaaactttaaatatttttaaataaactaaaatgtaagTAGGCTACACCTAATAAACCAGTAATAGAATGAATGTACTTTTTGCATTATacttttgtaaatgtaaaaatgttcctatttaagaaaattaaatttactATACATTCTAGTACTACAAGtatatggaggaccaaaactgacataataagaaattaaagcataaatatatatttagttttaccTTGTTCTTACACATGAGTTTGtcaagaaatgtatatattttctttttcatttccccTAAACATGCAGACAACCAAAAGGACAAGTAGAAAAAGCACAAATAGAAAAAGGACAAGcagaaaaaggacaaacagaaaaaggaggagGTAATGACAAAAGGAGGGCTTGTAtgaggaaaagacaaaagatctacttttcttgacaaaaacGCATGTTTAggggaaatgaaaaagaaaacatatacaTTTCTTGACGGAAACTCATCTGTAAGGACaaggaaaaactaaacatatatttatgcttttatttcttattatgtcagttttgcTCCTCCATACAAGTATGGTCTGCAGTACACTTGCTATAGCTATATTTTCAAGCGTAATTAATAAAATCTCCTTACTACTGTAGTACTGTTTGCCAAAGGAATGTATAAAACCTACAAGCCTTGTTTGCTTGAAAATATCCCCACTactgaaagttgcatttttgATGCCACGATTGCTAGCTCTTATCTAAATCAGTTgaatttttttgctttgttttgtttttggagcaACCTTTGGCATAAGAGCACATACGCTAGATAAAAACCTAGTTTTTGAgtttaaagtacatttaaagAGCTGCAGCTCCGTTTCTAGGATGTATGTGAGAGTTTAAAACCAACCTGGTTACATTAGCATTGCCGCTAAGTGGCTTACCAGCTAGCAACACGTTGCTGTTGTTTAAAAGGCACATTTATACACAAATgctttatatttatacacatgCCAATTATTATCAAGGTTCTGTTGTTATTGAAACATGTGTAGAATTACATATGTCGTAATTTTggccttttctttttatatgtaaaaacagACTTCTTGTTACTCCACAACAGCAGATGGCAGCCTACGTCTCTACGAgctctaagaaaaataaactaccGCCTCTTCTGAGAGGAGACAGTGCATTTCCTGTTATGTCTGtgtcgcacacacacacacaaacacgcacacacacacacctctccaGCACTTTTCCTGCGTCTGCGTCTGCTGGGCCGCTTTAGTCAAACACAATGGAGAAAACAAGCGAGTTAAAAATGTGCCTGGAGTCCTCACTGAACCGGATTTTTCAAGCGACGGTGAACGACATTCTGGACTCGGTGGAGCGGACCTTCTCTGAGTACCAGGGAGCCATTCAGACGATCCAGACCGAGAATGAAGGCCTGAAGCGGCTGCTGTTTGCACAGAGGAGCGCAGAGTCTGACCGCAGAGGTCCGCAGTTTGTTTATTACCAGTCTCTGCTGTCCTGCACTGCgaggactgtgtgtgtgtgtgtgtgtgggggtgtgcgcttaactttctttgtgttttaattcaGAAGTCTCATCTTCTTTTAGTTCTTTCGGCACATTGCATCAAACCCTTAACGTTCCGTGTATAAATTACGGTTCGGGGACGTACGTAAAAAGAATAGCAAATTCTTCCAAatgcaataagcaattaatttCTCTATGAAAACAGCTTGACGTTTTCAGCGTTTGCAGACATAATTGTTGCTGAAAGGATGTGTAACAATATCCTTTCACACTGTCTTAACGTTGTTCTAATAAACATAAACTGTGAGTAAATTGTATATTATTACCTCACATGGAACAGTTTTAACCAGAAGAAATGCTATTTTCCCAGCTAGTTTATTTTCATCATATCCCCTCTCAGTAGCATGGTTATTAACCAgacattatatttaaaaagtagtGACACTAATTTCTCTAAATATCGACTTGGCAGGACATAAAACAATTacgttttttattcattcaaatattttctgacCAAATGggttagatttatttatttatttatctttgggCAAATAATTAATTGTTCTGACTGTAGCTTTGAGCAGGTTTATGTTAGAAGCTATTCATGACTTACAAAGATTAGCACACCTCTGTAGCAGTTGTCTATGTTTTCTTATCTTTCTCCCTTTGAATAGCGACTAAAATTAATGGGCCTCTGTGTGACGTCCTATTCaagtttgaaaaagagaaaatcaagtGTGTAAGCAGGCTTTTTATGTTATAATATTGCTcatattaatttacatttcaCCTTCTCATTAGATATTTGAGAAAGTGAGACTGTGTCAAACCTTTAGTTTAGTAATGTCATGGAGATTTAATAAGTTGTGACAGCTCATTGTTGTGTTTAGAGCCGCCCTCTAGTGGAGAAAAATACACTTACAACTCTACTGTGGGTTTTGCATCACATCTGTGGGATTTTTACTCATTTCACTAACAACAAATGTAATTCATTCTACACATGTATCAACCTGgtcattgttttcattttactttttcagatGGATGTGAGGAAGATTCTGCCTCCGATTGGAACAGTCGTCCTTCTACCTCCACCCACACCAGGTTTAAGGTGTCCATATGCAGCAGCGACAAGAAAGGCTTAGGGAAGAGGCGTAAGAGCAACCTGAAGGAGAGAGCATTCTCTGCTCCgttttctctgcagacagaTCAAATAGAAGAACAGTCACCTGTTGACAGGTCCGTAGGGATCTCAGTTCCTGTGAAAACAGAGCCTGGTTTGGAAGAAAGTGGTGCCGTCGACCTCTCCCAGGCTTCTCTGACGGCAAACCTGGTAAAGAATGAGGCCTCAGAGGTTTCCAGTGATTCGTTCACAGATAAGGAACAGCTGCATCCTTCAAGCCCTGACCAAAGAGGCAGTGAGTGCAGCGTTAAAGTCACCGTTGTTTCCAGTCGCTGCACACAGGAGGGACATCTCATCAAGGTTGAGAAAGAGGAGGACACTGACGGTGAAAGTTTGACTCACCCAGAGTTGAAGTATGAACTGAAATATCAGGAGTCAGAGTCGGACCAGAGATGGATGGAGGGAACGCCCATGCAGGATACGGAGCAAGAAGAAATAAGTTTGGAGCAAAGCGATTCACCCGTTGTTGCTGAAGACGAGACCCAAGAACAAAGTGTCAACCTTTTACGCTGCCCAATCTGTCCGGAGACATTCAGCAAAGCAGCTTTGCTCAATCTTCACATCAAAGTTCACAACAATAGTAAAGATCACAGCTGCGACCTTTGTGGGAAACACTATAAGCGTGCCGACCTCCTCTTATCCCACCTGCGCATTCACACAGGAGAAAGACCGTTTGGCTGCAACGTCTGCAGCAAGACCTACGCCCACCCCAGCCAGCTCAGGGTGCACAGGCGGGTCCACACTGGCGAGAAGCCCTACACCTGCTCGTACTGCGGGAAGCGCTTCAACGAGAACAACCAGCTTAAGGTCCACCTGAGGACTCACACCGGGGAGAAGCCATACGGTTGCCGGCAGTGTGGCAAAACATTCCGAAACGTCGGAAACCTGCGGATGCACGAGAGGATCCACACGGGCGAGCGGCCCTACGGCTGCGCTCAGTGCTGCAAGAGGTTCAACAGCCTCGGCGACCTCAAGACACATTATAGGAGCCACACAGGGGAGAGGCCGTACAGCTGTGAGCTGTGCAGAAAGACCTTCAGTCAGACCGGACACCTCAAGATCCACATGCGGATGCACACAGGAGAACGGC contains:
- the LOC116724361 gene encoding zinc finger protein 771; the protein is MEKTSELKMCLESSLNRIFQATVNDILDSVERTFSEYQGAIQTIQTENEGLKRLLFAQRSAESDRRDGCEEDSASDWNSRPSTSTHTRFKVSICSSDKKGLGKRRKSNLKERAFSAPFSLQTDQIEEQSPVDRSVGISVPVKTEPGLEESGAVDLSQASLTANLVKNEASEVSSDSFTDKEQLHPSSPDQRGSECSVKVTVVSSRCTQEGHLIKVEKEEDTDGESLTHPELKYELKYQESESDQRWMEGTPMQDTEQEEISLEQSDSPVVAEDETQEQSVNLLRCPICPETFSKAALLNLHIKVHNNSKDHSCDLCGKHYKRADLLLSHLRIHTGERPFGCNVCSKTYAHPSQLRVHRRVHTGEKPYTCSYCGKRFNENNQLKVHLRTHTGEKPYGCRQCGKTFRNVGNLRMHERIHTGERPYGCAQCCKRFNSLGDLKTHYRSHTGERPYSCELCRKTFSQTGHLKIHMRMHTGERPYGCDECGKKFTVASSLKLHQKTHTGEKEYSCASCGKSFRRSCHLKRHELVHTKEKLFCCGQCGKAYADNSSLRKHLKIHASQERTLQSAGTTSEAGVSASATLQDMTET